The following are encoded together in the Lactuca sativa cultivar Salinas chromosome 1, Lsat_Salinas_v11, whole genome shotgun sequence genome:
- the LOC111891187 gene encoding secreted RxLR effector protein 161-like, whose translation MEQHLKLTKNNDNPEVDASQYRSNPRQSHMNAAMRVLRYLNSTPGKGLLLPSSGILTLEAYCDVSWMSCPSTRRSCIGYYISVGGAPISWRTKKQNVVSRSSAESEYRAMATTVYEIHG comes from the exons ATGGAACAACATTTGAAACTCACTAAAAACAACGACAACCCTGAGGTTGATGCTTCACAATATCGGAG CAATCCTCGACAGTCTCATATGAATGCTGCCATGAGAGTTTTACGTTACTTAAATTCCACTCCTGGAAAAGGTTTACTGTTGCCTTCATCTGGAATTTTGACTCTTGAAGCCTACTGTGACGTCAGTTGGATGAGTTGTCCCTCTACTAGGCGTTCATGTATAGGTTATTACATCAGTGTTGGAGGTGCTCCAATTTCATGGAGAACAAAGAAGCAAAATGTGGTGTCTCGTTCTTCTGCTGAGTCAGAATATAGGGCTATGGCTACTACCGTTTATGAAATTCATGGTTGA